In Actinomyces weissii, a genomic segment contains:
- a CDS encoding deoxyguanosinetriphosphate triphosphohydrolase: MDELANEPADSLRGYGPADVARFQPEPPKSVSRTPFERDRARVLYSSALRRLGAKTQVLGPGADDFVRTRLTHSLEVAQVGRALGHALGCDPDVVDAACLSHDLGHPPFGHNGEKALDALSQDIGGFEGNAQTFRLLTRLEPKTLDPQGRSVGLNLTRASLDATCKYPWRQGQGPGGPQGKSARKYSVYDADAEVFTWMRQGAPWGRACVEAQIMDFSDDVGYSVHDVEDAIALGRMDPAALTRDAEVEALLDDLQGWYKPCTSRDELGAAWQRLMADPAWISSFDGSLADQARLKNLTSQVIGRFVSAVAAATRQAYGQGPLTRYEAELVVPEQTAAEILVLKGAAVRYVMAPREHEPTYLRQRTLLFDLADALMDNRGRDLDPVFRELWEQADGEAGRRRAVIDQIASLTDTSAQQWHARLCGLFSQV; encoded by the coding sequence ATGGACGAGCTGGCTAACGAGCCCGCTGACTCCCTGCGCGGCTACGGCCCCGCCGACGTGGCCCGCTTCCAGCCCGAGCCCCCCAAGTCCGTCAGCCGCACCCCCTTCGAGCGGGACCGGGCCCGTGTCCTGTACTCCTCGGCCCTGCGCAGGCTCGGCGCCAAGACCCAGGTGCTAGGGCCCGGGGCCGACGACTTCGTGCGCACCCGACTGACCCACTCCCTGGAGGTGGCCCAGGTGGGACGGGCCCTGGGGCACGCCCTGGGCTGCGACCCGGACGTCGTCGACGCCGCCTGCCTCTCCCACGACCTGGGCCACCCGCCCTTCGGCCACAACGGGGAGAAGGCGCTGGACGCCCTGAGCCAGGACATCGGCGGCTTCGAGGGCAACGCCCAGACCTTCCGCCTGCTCACCCGCCTGGAGCCCAAGACCCTGGACCCCCAGGGTCGCTCCGTGGGGCTGAACCTGACCCGCGCGAGCCTGGACGCGACCTGCAAGTACCCCTGGCGGCAGGGCCAGGGGCCAGGCGGGCCCCAGGGCAAGAGCGCCCGCAAGTACTCCGTCTACGACGCCGACGCCGAGGTCTTCACCTGGATGCGGCAGGGAGCCCCCTGGGGCCGCGCCTGCGTGGAGGCCCAGATCATGGACTTCTCCGACGACGTCGGCTACTCCGTGCACGACGTGGAGGACGCCATCGCCCTGGGGCGCATGGACCCCGCCGCCCTGACCCGGGACGCTGAGGTCGAGGCCCTGCTGGACGACCTGCAAGGTTGGTACAAGCCCTGCACCAGCCGCGACGAGCTGGGGGCTGCCTGGCAGCGGCTCATGGCGGACCCCGCCTGGATCAGCAGCTTTGACGGCTCCCTGGCGGACCAGGCCCGCCTCAAGAACCTCACCAGCCAGGTCATCGGGCGCTTCGTCTCCGCCGTCGCCGCCGCCACCCGGCAGGCCTACGGGCAGGGCCCCCTGACCCGCTACGAGGCCGAGCTGGTGGTCCCGGAGCAGACCGCCGCCGAGATCCTGGTGCTCAAGGGCGCGGCCGTGCGCTATGTCATGGCGCCCCGTGAGCACGAGCCCACCTACCTGCGCCAACGCACCCTGCTCTTCGACCTGGCCGACGCCCTCATGGACAACCGCGGCCGCGACCTGGACCCGGTGTTCCGCGAGCTGTGGGAGCAGGCCGACGGCGAGGCCGGGCGGCGCCGCGCCGTCATCGACCAGATCGCCTCCCTGACCGACACCTCTGCCCAGCAGTGGCACGCCCGCCTGTGCGGGCTCTTCTCCCAGGTCTGA
- the dnaG gene encoding DNA primase, translating into MAGRIKREDIEAVRERARIEDVVGEHLTLKSAGVGSLKGLCPFHDERTPSFNVRPQLGLWHCFGCGEGGDVIDFVQRVNHLSFSEAVELLAGRTGVQLRYEEGGQVTRGIEPGTRQRLLDANRLAEAWFHEQLASPAGQAGRDFLTSRGFTQSHAARYRLGYAPPGWDQLCSFLRSKGYTEAELVDSGLASTGRSANRVYDRFRDRLIWPIRDITGATVGFGARRMSEDDQGPKYLNTPETPIFHKGQVLYGLDLARHAIAEQHRVVVVEGYTDVMAAHASGVTTAVATCGTAFGEGHTRIVRRLLGDSADPAAGVILTGARARGGEVIFTFDGDAAGQKAAMRAFAEDQNFATQTFVAVAESGMDPCDLRLAHGEEAIPALIESRQPLFEFVIRTALADLNLSTPEGRVRGLHAAAPVVAGIRDFALRREYTRALAGWLGMPERDVVMEVRYAQQHAGRPGARAGGGRIGEQQRGAPEPGEVPRGSVLPDAADPVIRMERDVLAVMLQMPGHAEDAGADDLDPEGFTQPVHRAVFEAVLAAGGVSQVRLLTAQAQEAGVPKERLTMTVINHWLKTIRAGAVGEVDQAVTELAVVALPIAARPSRTNPALLEADRGAEEAYARGVVRSFQRVSVTRALAALRSEQRRTDPGSERNREIFERVVALEAQRAALSERD; encoded by the coding sequence GTGGCCGGAAGGATCAAGCGGGAGGACATCGAGGCGGTCCGCGAGCGCGCGCGCATCGAGGACGTCGTCGGGGAGCACCTGACGCTCAAGAGCGCGGGCGTCGGCTCCCTCAAGGGCCTGTGCCCCTTCCACGACGAGCGCACCCCCTCCTTCAACGTCCGCCCCCAGCTGGGCCTGTGGCACTGCTTCGGCTGCGGCGAGGGCGGGGACGTCATCGACTTCGTGCAGCGCGTCAACCACCTGTCCTTCTCCGAGGCCGTGGAGCTGCTGGCGGGCCGCACCGGCGTCCAGCTGCGCTACGAGGAGGGCGGGCAGGTCACCAGAGGCATCGAGCCGGGCACCCGCCAGCGCCTGCTGGACGCCAACCGGCTCGCCGAGGCCTGGTTCCACGAGCAGCTGGCCAGCCCGGCCGGCCAGGCCGGACGCGACTTCCTGACCTCCCGGGGCTTCACCCAGTCCCACGCCGCCCGCTACCGCCTGGGCTACGCCCCACCCGGCTGGGACCAGCTGTGCAGCTTCCTGCGCTCCAAGGGCTACACGGAGGCCGAGCTGGTGGACTCCGGCCTGGCCAGCACCGGGCGCAGCGCCAACCGCGTCTACGACCGCTTCCGCGACCGCCTCATCTGGCCGATCCGGGACATCACGGGTGCCACCGTGGGCTTCGGGGCCCGGCGCATGTCCGAGGATGACCAGGGGCCCAAGTACCTCAACACCCCGGAGACCCCGATCTTCCACAAGGGCCAGGTGCTCTACGGGCTCGACCTGGCCAGGCACGCGATCGCCGAGCAGCACCGGGTGGTGGTGGTGGAGGGCTACACCGACGTCATGGCCGCCCACGCCTCCGGGGTCACCACGGCCGTGGCCACCTGCGGCACGGCCTTTGGGGAGGGGCACACGCGCATCGTCCGCCGTCTGCTGGGGGACAGCGCCGACCCGGCTGCCGGGGTCATCCTCACCGGGGCCCGGGCGCGCGGCGGGGAGGTCATCTTCACCTTCGACGGCGACGCGGCCGGGCAGAAGGCCGCCATGCGGGCATTCGCGGAGGACCAGAACTTCGCCACCCAGACCTTCGTGGCGGTGGCCGAGTCGGGGATGGACCCCTGTGACCTGCGCCTGGCCCACGGGGAGGAGGCTATCCCCGCCCTCATCGAGTCCCGCCAGCCCCTGTTCGAGTTCGTGATCCGTACCGCCCTGGCCGACCTGAACCTCTCCACCCCCGAGGGGCGGGTCCGGGGCCTGCACGCCGCCGCTCCCGTGGTGGCGGGCATCCGTGACTTCGCCCTGCGCCGTGAGTACACGCGCGCCCTGGCAGGCTGGCTGGGGATGCCCGAGCGCGACGTCGTCATGGAGGTGCGTTACGCCCAGCAGCACGCTGGGCGGCCCGGGGCCCGGGCTGGCGGAGGGCGGATCGGGGAGCAGCAGCGGGGGGCCCCGGAGCCCGGGGAGGTCCCGCGCGGCTCGGTGCTGCCCGACGCCGCCGACCCCGTGATCCGCATGGAGCGCGACGTGCTGGCGGTCATGCTGCAGATGCCAGGGCACGCCGAGGACGCTGGTGCGGACGACCTGGACCCGGAGGGCTTCACCCAGCCGGTCCACCGGGCCGTGTTCGAGGCCGTCCTCGCCGCCGGGGGAGTCAGCCAGGTCCGCCTGCTCACCGCCCAGGCCCAGGAGGCCGGGGTGCCCAAGGAGCGGCTGACCATGACGGTCATCAACCACTGGCTCAAGACCATCCGGGCCGGGGCCGTCGGTGAGGTGGACCAGGCGGTCACCGAGCTGGCCGTGGTGGCCCTGCCTATCGCGGCGCGCCCCTCCAGGACCAACCCGGCCCTGCTGGAGGCGGACCGGGGGGCGGAGGAGGCCTACGCCCGCGGCGTGGTGCGCTCCTTCCAGCGAGTCAGCGTCACCCGGGCGCTGGCGGCCCTGCGCAGCGAGCAGCGGCGCACCGACCCGGGCAGCGAGCGCAACCGGGAGATCTTTGAACGGGTCGTGGCCCTGGAGGCGCAGCGGGCCGCCCTCTCAGAGCGGGACTGA
- the def gene encoding peptide deformylase: MAYREIRIIGDPVLRTPCEWVKDIDDTVKSLVEDLLETVDEDGRAGLAANQIGVGLRAFSWNIDGEIGYVINPRLVEVSQDEYQDGDEGCLSVPGLWFPTERAWYARAEGIDLDGKPVVLEGEELMARCIQHECDHLEGHLYLDRLDRKNRAKAMKELRAQGL, translated from the coding sequence ATGGCTTACCGCGAGATCCGCATCATCGGCGACCCAGTTCTGCGTACCCCCTGCGAGTGGGTGAAGGATATCGACGACACCGTCAAGTCCCTGGTCGAGGACCTGCTGGAGACCGTGGACGAGGACGGCCGCGCCGGCCTGGCCGCCAACCAGATCGGGGTGGGTCTGCGAGCCTTCTCCTGGAACATCGACGGCGAGATCGGCTACGTCATCAACCCCCGCCTGGTGGAGGTCTCCCAGGACGAGTACCAGGACGGCGACGAGGGCTGCCTGTCAGTGCCCGGACTCTGGTTCCCCACCGAGCGCGCCTGGTACGCGCGCGCTGAGGGCATAGACCTGGACGGCAAGCCGGTCGTCCTGGAGGGCGAGGAGCTGATGGCCCGCTGCATCCAGCACGAGTGCGACCACCTGGAGGGACACCTCTACCTGGACCGCCTGGACCGCAAGAACCGCGCCAAGGCCATGAAGGAGCTGCGCGCCCAGGGCCTCTGA
- a CDS encoding DUF3145 domain-containing protein, producing MNGAYTRGVLFVHSAPPALCPHVEWAAAEVLGSRVHLDWIDQPAAPGMLRGECSWVGRVGTGSKLASALRGWANLRYEVTEEASQGVDGSRWSHTPDLGIFHAQTDAHGNVVVPEDRVRAALEHGTDMLAMRRALDLALGQAWDDELEPFRYAGSGAPVRWLHRVG from the coding sequence ATGAACGGTGCCTACACCCGCGGTGTACTTTTCGTGCACTCAGCACCTCCCGCGCTTTGCCCGCATGTCGAGTGGGCTGCTGCGGAGGTGCTAGGCAGTCGTGTCCACCTGGACTGGATCGACCAGCCTGCCGCCCCGGGCATGCTGCGCGGCGAGTGCTCCTGGGTGGGGCGCGTCGGCACCGGCTCCAAGCTTGCCTCCGCCCTGCGCGGCTGGGCGAACCTCCGCTACGAGGTCACGGAGGAGGCCAGCCAGGGTGTCGACGGCAGCCGCTGGTCCCACACCCCTGACCTGGGCATCTTCCACGCCCAGACGGACGCCCACGGCAACGTCGTCGTTCCTGAGGACCGGGTGCGGGCCGCCCTGGAGCACGGCACCGACATGCTCGCCATGCGTCGCGCCCTGGACCTGGCCCTGGGGCAGGCCTGGGACGACGAGCTGGAGCCCTTCCGCTACGCCGGCTCCGGCGCCCCGGTGCGCTGGCTCCACCGCGTCGGCTGA
- a CDS encoding DUF7916 family protein yields MTRILDLGPATLAALRGTELVDAVRQAEGRTVAAETITAVPPLQDGCSNPELAAAFGADIICLNLYDVTSPQVWGLPDAGTPAAAPTDFGGFPAGRGRTAGDVARRTGRVVAVNLEPVDPARASFPAGRRATVDNALALAEQGGAVAVITGNPGTGVTMDAIVQATSQIRSATGDRLVLFAGRMHAAGAGEAVMTADHVRRLADAGAHGVLQPAPGTTPGSSMQATTERVELAQARGLLVWNSIGTSQEGASRGVIERIGMDSKASGADVHHIGDSGYFGIAPPENIYAYSLAIRGRRHTWHRMARTQER; encoded by the coding sequence ATGACACGCATCCTGGACCTGGGCCCGGCCACCCTGGCCGCCCTGCGCGGCACGGAGCTGGTGGACGCCGTCCGCCAGGCTGAGGGCCGCACCGTCGCCGCCGAGACCATCACCGCCGTGCCGCCCCTCCAGGACGGCTGCTCCAACCCCGAGCTTGCGGCGGCCTTCGGCGCGGACATCATCTGCCTGAACCTCTACGACGTCACCAGCCCGCAGGTCTGGGGCCTGCCCGACGCTGGCACGCCGGCGGCCGCCCCCACCGATTTTGGGGGGTTCCCTGCTGGCAGAGGCCGCACCGCAGGCGACGTCGCCCGCCGCACCGGACGGGTCGTGGCCGTCAACCTGGAACCGGTGGACCCGGCCCGCGCCAGCTTCCCGGCGGGCAGGCGCGCGACCGTGGACAACGCCCTGGCCCTGGCCGAACAGGGTGGGGCGGTGGCCGTGATCACCGGCAACCCTGGCACCGGCGTGACCATGGACGCGATCGTGCAGGCCACCTCCCAGATCCGGTCCGCCACCGGCGACCGTCTGGTGCTCTTCGCCGGGCGCATGCACGCGGCGGGCGCCGGTGAGGCCGTTATGACCGCCGACCACGTCCGGCGCCTGGCTGACGCCGGCGCCCACGGCGTGCTCCAGCCAGCCCCCGGCACCACTCCCGGCTCCTCCATGCAAGCCACCACGGAGCGGGTGGAGCTCGCTCAGGCCCGTGGCCTGCTGGTGTGGAACTCCATCGGCACCTCCCAGGAGGGCGCCAGCCGGGGCGTCATCGAGCGCATCGGCATGGACTCCAAGGCCTCGGGCGCGGACGTGCACCACATCGGGGACTCGGGCTACTTCGGGATCGCCCCGCCGGAGAACATCTACGCCTACTCCCTGGCGATCCGGGGGCGGCGCCACACCTGGCACCGCATGGCCCGCACCCAGGAGCGCTGA
- a CDS encoding beta-ketoacyl-[acyl-carrier-protein] synthase family protein — protein sequence MAAAEVVVTGLGTVNPLGADVPSTWQALREGRCAVRPLDAAWVQEHALPVQLGAPLARDPAELLSAKELRRLDRSSQCALLAARQAWAQAGAPAVDGQRLAVSVSPGMGPVLSVMQAWDALRDRGPRRVLPTAVPALMPNAPAVAVSLELGARGGCHAPVSACASGGEAIAYAADLIALGRADVVVAGGTDAALHPMSIAAFAAMRALSTRQEQPCTASRPFAPDRDGFVMGEGAGVLVLESAEHAAARGATVLARLAGAAVTADGYDVARPDPQGHEQERALRLALERGGLEPRQVGHVNAHATSTPAGDIVEAQVLARTVPGAAVSATKSATGHLLGGAGGLEAVLTVMALQEGWLPPTLLPGGIDPQVLATGLDVVGPGGREAPGLQAAVSTSFGFGGHNVALAFSR from the coding sequence GTGGCAGCCGCCGAGGTCGTCGTCACCGGGCTGGGCACCGTCAACCCCCTGGGGGCGGACGTACCCAGCACCTGGCAGGCCCTGCGGGAGGGGCGCTGCGCCGTGCGGCCCCTGGACGCTGCCTGGGTCCAGGAGCACGCCCTGCCGGTACAGCTGGGAGCCCCCCTGGCCCGTGACCCGGCTGAGCTGCTGAGCGCCAAGGAGCTGCGCCGTCTGGACCGCTCCAGCCAGTGCGCCCTGCTCGCCGCCCGCCAGGCCTGGGCGCAGGCCGGTGCCCCCGCGGTTGACGGCCAGCGCCTGGCGGTCAGCGTCTCTCCCGGCATGGGGCCGGTACTCAGCGTGATGCAGGCCTGGGACGCCCTGCGGGACAGGGGGCCCCGGCGGGTGCTGCCCACCGCGGTGCCCGCCCTCATGCCCAACGCGCCCGCGGTGGCCGTCAGCCTGGAGCTGGGCGCGCGCGGCGGCTGCCACGCCCCCGTCTCAGCCTGCGCCTCCGGAGGGGAGGCCATCGCCTACGCGGCGGACCTGATCGCCCTGGGCCGGGCTGACGTGGTGGTGGCCGGGGGCACCGACGCCGCCCTGCACCCCATGAGCATCGCCGCCTTCGCCGCCATGCGGGCGCTGTCCACCCGCCAGGAGCAGCCCTGCACCGCCTCCCGGCCCTTCGCCCCCGACCGGGACGGCTTCGTCATGGGTGAGGGTGCCGGGGTGCTGGTGCTGGAGTCCGCCGAGCACGCGGCTGCCCGGGGCGCCACCGTGCTGGCCCGCCTGGCCGGAGCGGCCGTGACCGCGGACGGCTACGACGTCGCCCGCCCCGACCCGCAGGGCCACGAGCAGGAGCGGGCCCTGCGACTGGCCCTGGAGCGCGGCGGCCTGGAGCCCCGGCAGGTGGGGCACGTCAACGCCCACGCGACCTCCACCCCGGCGGGCGACATCGTGGAGGCGCAGGTGCTGGCCCGTACCGTGCCCGGTGCCGCCGTCAGCGCCACCAAGTCCGCCACCGGGCACCTGCTGGGTGGGGCGGGCGGCCTGGAGGCGGTCCTAACGGTCATGGCCCTGCAGGAGGGCTGGCTGCCGCCCACCCTGCTGCCCGGCGGGATCGACCCGCAGGTGCTGGCCACCGGCCTGGACGTCGTCGGCCCAGGAGGCCGGGAGGCGCCGGGGCTGCAGGCGGCCGTAAGCACCTCCTTCGGCTTCGGTGGGCACAACGTGGCCCTGGCCTTCAGTCGTTGA
- a CDS encoding acyl carrier protein: MPADPTEVLTVVTEILAEEAGVEASTITRDTDLAQDLDIDSLGLLTVATQIEERYPITLEDSLLTKLGTVGQLVDLVCDAQA, from the coding sequence ATGCCTGCCGACCCCACCGAGGTCCTGACCGTCGTCACCGAGATCCTGGCGGAGGAGGCTGGCGTGGAGGCCTCAACCATCACCCGGGACACTGACCTGGCCCAGGACCTGGACATCGACTCCCTGGGGCTGCTGACCGTGGCCACCCAGATCGAGGAGCGCTACCCGATCACCCTGGAGGACTCCCTGCTCACCAAGCTGGGCACGGTCGGCCAGCTGGTCGACCTGGTCTGCGACGCCCAGGCCTGA
- a CDS encoding ACP S-malonyltransferase, whose translation MTPPGAEVLALLCPGQGSQKPGMLSPWLGTGEPGPGEQVLALARAASEATGLDLLRLGTQAPAEEIRDTAVAQPLIVLVSLASALHHDLLAAPDPAGSGDGNGVVGGAAVGAGTAVVGGGAAVRPGGHSEVVAGHSLGALTALALAGALSPLEAVRLAAVRGQAMARCCQDPAEEPSGMTALLGGEREAVVAAAQTAGLCLANVNCSTQAVVAGPLSALRSLKLPAGTRAVTLEVAGAFHTPLMAPAAPALAQAVSELPDRPLQRAVVDEATGALHPAGGSSARLLTDLVAHLTAPVRWDLVQQRLADLEVTQAVELAPAGTLAGFARRDLPQVAVTRLRAPAA comes from the coding sequence TTGACGCCGCCGGGAGCTGAGGTGCTGGCGCTGCTGTGCCCCGGGCAGGGCTCCCAGAAGCCGGGGATGCTCTCCCCCTGGCTGGGCACCGGAGAGCCGGGGCCGGGCGAGCAGGTGCTGGCGCTGGCCCGGGCGGCCAGCGAGGCCACCGGCCTGGACCTGCTGCGCCTGGGCACCCAGGCCCCCGCTGAGGAGATCCGTGACACCGCTGTGGCCCAGCCCCTGATCGTGCTGGTCTCCCTGGCCAGCGCCCTGCACCACGACCTGCTGGCTGCGCCAGACCCAGCCGGGAGCGGTGACGGAAACGGCGTGGTTGGTGGTGCTGCCGTGGGGGCTGGCACCGCCGTAGTGGGTGGTGGTGCTGCTGTAAGGCCTGGCGGGCACAGCGAGGTGGTGGCCGGGCACTCCCTGGGGGCCCTGACCGCCCTGGCCCTGGCCGGGGCCCTGAGCCCGCTGGAGGCGGTGCGGCTGGCCGCCGTCCGCGGCCAGGCCATGGCCCGGTGCTGCCAGGACCCGGCCGAGGAGCCCAGCGGGATGACCGCCCTGCTGGGGGGCGAGCGGGAGGCCGTGGTGGCCGCCGCCCAGACGGCGGGGCTGTGCCTGGCCAACGTCAACTGCTCCACCCAGGCGGTGGTGGCTGGCCCCCTCAGCGCCCTCAGGTCCCTGAAGCTGCCTGCGGGCACCCGGGCGGTGACCCTGGAGGTGGCCGGGGCCTTCCACACCCCCCTGATGGCCCCCGCAGCACCTGCACTGGCCCAGGCCGTCTCCGAGCTGCCCGACCGGCCCCTGCAACGCGCGGTGGTGGACGAGGCCACCGGCGCCCTGCACCCGGCAGGCGGGTCCAGCGCCCGCCTGCTCACCGATCTGGTGGCGCACCTGACCGCGCCGGTGCGCTGGGACCTGGTGCAGCAGCGGCTGGCCGACCTGGAGGTGACCCAGGCTGTGGAGCTGGCACCGGCCGGGACGCTGGCTGGGTTCGCCCGCCGCGACCTGCCGCAGGTCGCCGTCACGCGCCTGCGGGCCCCCGCCGCCTGA